A genomic stretch from Rhodospirillales bacterium includes:
- a CDS encoding gamma-glutamyl-gamma-aminobutyrate hydrolase family protein — MSTDRPLIGLTLDHETAQTYSRFPWYALRQNYVDWMTASGAVPVALPHETDLVADLLEHLDGLVVTGGAFDVDPALFGASERHASVTTKDRRTTFEADITRRALSRDLPVLGICGGEQLLNVVLGGTLLQHIPSAISEALEHEQPNSRDEPGHSVRVIDGTRLGTIVGSSRLDVNSAHHQAVAELGEGVIVNAVAPDGVIEGIEHPGFRFCIGVQWHPEFMLQDGDRRLGRAFVEAAAKT; from the coding sequence GTGTCGACTGACCGACCGCTCATTGGACTGACCCTCGACCACGAAACGGCCCAGACGTATTCCAGGTTTCCCTGGTACGCGTTGCGCCAGAATTACGTGGACTGGATGACCGCATCCGGGGCCGTGCCGGTCGCGCTCCCACACGAAACCGACCTCGTGGCTGATCTGTTGGAGCACCTGGACGGTCTCGTCGTGACCGGCGGGGCGTTTGACGTGGATCCGGCCTTGTTCGGCGCGAGCGAGCGCCACGCGAGCGTGACCACGAAAGATCGACGCACCACGTTCGAGGCCGACATCACGCGCCGGGCCCTGTCGCGGGATCTTCCGGTCTTGGGAATCTGCGGCGGCGAGCAGCTGCTCAACGTCGTGCTGGGCGGCACGCTGCTGCAGCATATCCCGAGTGCGATCAGCGAAGCGCTGGAACACGAACAGCCCAATTCTCGTGACGAACCCGGTCATTCGGTCAGGGTCATCGATGGCACGCGGCTCGGAACCATCGTGGGTTCCAGCCGACTGGATGTAAACAGCGCCCACCATCAGGCAGTCGCTGAGTTGGGAGAGGGCGTGATCGTCAATGCCGTCGCGCCAGACGGCGTGATCGAGGGCATCGAGCACCCGGGTTTTCGGTTTTGCATCGGGGTGCAGTGGCACCCTGAATTCATGTTGCAGGATGGGGACCGCCGGTTGGGTAGGGCATTTGTGGAGGCAGCTGCGAAAACGTGA
- a CDS encoding pseudouridine synthase: MTAERIGRRIARSGLCSRRTAERWIAAGRVHVNGEPVFLPGRNVVAEDTVTVDGTVLPAPAPARLFRFHKPPGFVTTRADPAGRQTVFDLLPDGLPYLHPVGRLDLASEGLLLLTTDGALKRRLELPRTGLPRHYRVRVHGRIDPNRLAALARGTQVDGVRYGPIAVEVARGGRTNAWLEVTLREGKNREVRRVLQHVGLLVNRLIRTAYGPIQLGSLPRGGFVEVPAATLHEHFGGSR, translated from the coding sequence GTGACGGCGGAGCGCATAGGCCGCCGCATCGCGAGGTCCGGGCTGTGTTCGCGCCGAACGGCCGAGCGATGGATTGCCGCGGGCCGTGTCCACGTCAACGGCGAGCCCGTCTTCCTCCCCGGCCGCAATGTGGTCGCCGAAGATACGGTCACGGTGGACGGAACAGTGCTGCCCGCACCTGCGCCTGCACGATTGTTCCGCTTCCACAAGCCCCCGGGCTTTGTCACCACACGCGCCGACCCGGCCGGGCGGCAAACGGTCTTCGACCTCCTCCCAGACGGCCTCCCGTACCTTCACCCGGTTGGCCGCCTCGACCTAGCCTCGGAGGGACTCCTGCTCCTGACAACCGACGGCGCGCTGAAACGACGGCTCGAACTTCCGCGGACCGGCCTCCCCCGGCACTACCGGGTTCGCGTCCATGGCCGGATCGACCCCAATCGCCTAGCTGCCCTCGCAAGGGGCACGCAAGTCGACGGCGTCCGCTATGGCCCCATCGCCGTTGAGGTCGCGCGTGGCGGAAGGACGAACGCCTGGCTGGAGGTCACCTTGCGCGAAGGCAAGAACCGCGAAGTACGCCGCGTGCTCCAGCATGTCGGGCTGCTGGTCAACCGCCTGATTCGAACAGCCTATGGGCCAATCCAGCTCGGTTCACTGCCGCGCGGGGGCTTCGTGGAAGTGCCGGCGGCAACGTTGCACGAGCACTTCGGCGGCTCTCGTTGA
- the rsmD gene encoding 16S rRNA (guanine(966)-N(2))-methyltransferase RsmD, with product MSGLTILAGRHRGRRLETPPGSSVRPTQARVRKSLFDLLEHSPRVDHRLAGASILDLFAGTGALGIEALSRGAAVVTFVERDPDAVSVLSRNVMALGEERRARILQADALRLPASTFAAEFVFVDAPYGEGLAEPALNAARTVGWVIADGIAAVELGRRETFPIPSGCRLIDERVYGTTRICLLRT from the coding sequence TTGAGCGGGCTCACCATACTCGCCGGCCGCCACCGCGGTCGGCGTCTCGAAACGCCGCCAGGCTCGAGCGTACGGCCAACTCAAGCCCGGGTCCGCAAGTCCCTGTTCGATTTGCTCGAGCATTCTCCGCGCGTCGACCATCGGCTCGCCGGCGCCTCGATCCTCGACCTGTTCGCCGGCACCGGAGCGCTTGGAATCGAGGCGCTTTCGCGGGGGGCAGCCGTCGTCACCTTCGTGGAACGGGACCCGGACGCGGTCTCCGTACTCAGCCGAAACGTCATGGCGCTGGGCGAGGAGCGCCGGGCCCGGATCCTCCAGGCAGACGCACTGCGGTTGCCGGCGTCCACGTTCGCCGCGGAGTTCGTGTTCGTCGACGCTCCCTACGGGGAAGGGCTCGCGGAGCCTGCCCTCAACGCAGCGCGGACCGTCGGGTGGGTGATCGCGGACGGCATTGCTGCCGTCGAACTGGGCCGCCGCGAGACGTTTCCGATTCCTTCCGGCTGTCGGCTCATCGATGAGCGCGTCTACGGCACGACCAGGATTTGCCTGCTCCGGACCTGA
- a CDS encoding 4-(cytidine 5'-diphospho)-2-C-methyl-D-erythritol kinase, protein MEAGTRIRRTAAGRRGARDLIAGRFGSEIEAAPAKINLHLHVLGRTPSGLHRIDSALAFVDIFDIVRVSPAPGLSLSVSGPMASTVDSLGAANYVMQAASELRTRAGVSAGAALHLEKHIPPGAGLAGGTADGAAALRALGRLWGISRHDSAMLGAASALGADGPACLESQACWAGGTGADLASMPAPTGGVLIAWPGTELATSSVYAGWQGPGSRPASRRRMPVRQHVARTTNDLATSAARLAPVIRSVEMTLASVPGADGVRMTGSGTAVFALFARRCQAEAAARQLRRARPGWWLRAASFLPRGRALRSIRSGAGKSWSCRRRAHR, encoded by the coding sequence ATGGAAGCTGGAACACGGATTCGACGAACTGCCGCCGGTCGTCGAGGAGCACGAGATCTGATCGCCGGACGTTTCGGTTCCGAAATCGAGGCCGCCCCTGCCAAGATCAATCTGCATCTTCATGTGCTCGGACGGACTCCTTCCGGGCTTCATCGAATCGATTCGGCACTGGCATTTGTGGACATCTTTGACATCGTCCGGGTTTCGCCGGCGCCCGGCCTGTCGCTCTCCGTCTCGGGCCCGATGGCCAGCACCGTGGACTCCCTCGGCGCTGCCAACTACGTGATGCAGGCGGCGTCGGAACTCCGCACGCGCGCGGGGGTCAGCGCCGGCGCAGCCCTTCATTTGGAGAAGCACATCCCTCCCGGGGCGGGATTGGCAGGGGGCACGGCCGATGGGGCCGCGGCCCTGCGGGCCTTGGGCCGCCTCTGGGGGATCAGCCGCCATGATTCAGCCATGCTGGGCGCGGCGTCCGCGCTGGGCGCCGATGGGCCCGCGTGCCTGGAGTCGCAGGCCTGTTGGGCTGGCGGGACCGGCGCCGACCTTGCATCGATGCCGGCACCGACCGGCGGCGTGCTCATTGCCTGGCCAGGAACCGAGCTGGCGACGTCAAGTGTCTACGCCGGCTGGCAAGGCCCCGGGTCCCGCCCGGCCTCCAGGCGTCGGATGCCGGTCCGGCAACACGTCGCGCGTACGACCAACGATCTCGCGACCTCGGCTGCTCGCCTTGCCCCGGTGATCCGCAGCGTCGAGATGACGTTGGCTTCCGTTCCTGGTGCCGATGGTGTGCGGATGACGGGAAGCGGGACGGCGGTGTTCGCACTGTTCGCTCGCCGGTGTCAGGCTGAAGCGGCTGCCCGTCAGCTTCGCCGCGCCCGTCCCGGCTGGTGGCTGCGCGCCGCTTCGTTCCTGCCTCGGGGGCGGGCGTTGCGCTCGATCAGGTCCGGAGCAGGCAAATCCTGGTCGTGCCGTAGACGCGCTCATCGATGA